A region of Paraburkholderia sp. BL23I1N1 DNA encodes the following proteins:
- the purL gene encoding phosphoribosylformylglycinamidine synthase, whose amino-acid sequence MAHFSCFPGASALSDFRQTRLLDTLTRIDANITGVRGQYLHFVNAQTPLSAEDNAKIEALMHYGDPLEETKERGTAETFLVVPRFGTVSPWASKATDIAHLCGLTQVRRIERGVEYTVTLKSGLLGGKKALSDEARAAVAAALHDRMTESVSASRDHALHLFDELPAKLLQTVDVLSHGRGALELANTELGLALADDEIDYLVDAFTKLGRNPTDVELMMFAQANSEHCRHKIFNAEWTIDGEKQDISLFNMIRNTEKLNPQGTIVAYSDNSAIMAGGVAERWFPRTPAELSTGELPEHYRRNVELTHTLMKVETHNHPTAISPFPGASTGAGGEIRDEGATGRGARPKAGLAGFTVSNLELPDGVEAWENARDAAQPLAHRNPDDKYEAYGRPDRIASPLQVMIDGPLGGAAFNNEFGRPNLGGYFRAYEQNVAGLVRGYHKPIMIAGGIGNISDQHTHKHDLPEGSLLIQIGGPGMRIGMGGGAASSMATGTNTAELDFDSVQRGNPEIERRAQEVINACWQLGEKNPILSIHDVGAGGLSNAFPEVVDGASKGAIFDLRKIQLEESGLSPREIWSNEAQERYVLAIAPADLPAFEAMCERERCPFAVVGTATAERQLKVIDSESNSDVAHEPVDMPMEVLLGKAPRMHRDVKRVEAKLEPVDVTRIALSEVAVSVLRHPTVASKSFLITIGDRSVGGTTARDQMVGPWQVPVADVAITTMDYAGFRGEAMTMAERTPLAVINAPASGRMAVGEAITNIAAAPIASLDKLKLSANWMAACGAAGEDAALYDTVKAIGMELCPALGISIPVGKDSLSMRTKWEDRGVAKEVVAPVSLIISAFAPVEDVRQHLTPQLRRANGTGGEGDSVLIAIDLGRARHRLGGSILAQVTQQVGDTVPDVDDPEDLKRFFNAIQSLNSDGKLLAYHDRSDGGLWATVCEMAFAGHVGVSLNVDMLVLDPNHESDYGDAKDWAKQTSGRREDRTIRALFNEELGAVIQVRATDRDAVLGALREHGLSACSHVIGKTNERDTIEIYRDAKKIYEAPRTELHRAWSEVSWRISRLRDNPACADAEYDALSDAADPGISPILTFDPSEDVAAPFLAKAARPRVAILREQGVNSHLETAYAFDRAGFDAHDVHMSDLLAGRANLADFAGAVACGGFSYGDTLGAGEGWAKAIRFNSQLADMFAEFFGRDDTFALGICNGCQMMSSLASVIPGAEAWPKFTRNKSEKFEARFSLVEVQASPSIFFAGMEGSRIPVAIAHGEGYADFSQQGDASKVAVAMRFVDHRGQATEQYPFNPNGSPNGITSVTTPDGRFTVLMPHTERVHRAVQMSWHPEGWGEGSTDASPWLRVFQNARRWLG is encoded by the coding sequence ATGGCCCACTTCTCGTGTTTCCCCGGTGCTTCGGCCCTCTCCGATTTCCGCCAAACCCGCCTGCTCGACACGCTTACGCGCATCGACGCCAACATCACCGGCGTGCGCGGGCAGTATCTTCACTTCGTCAACGCGCAAACTCCGCTGTCCGCGGAAGATAACGCGAAGATCGAAGCGCTGATGCACTACGGCGATCCGCTCGAAGAAACCAAAGAGCGCGGCACGGCTGAGACCTTCCTCGTGGTGCCGCGCTTCGGCACGGTGTCGCCGTGGGCCAGCAAGGCAACCGATATTGCCCACCTGTGCGGCTTGACGCAGGTGCGCCGCATCGAACGCGGTGTCGAATACACGGTCACGCTGAAAAGCGGCCTGCTGGGCGGCAAGAAGGCGCTCTCGGACGAAGCCCGCGCGGCCGTCGCAGCAGCCCTGCACGACCGCATGACCGAGAGCGTGTCGGCCTCGCGTGACCACGCCTTGCATCTGTTCGACGAACTGCCGGCCAAGCTGCTGCAAACCGTCGACGTATTGAGCCACGGCCGCGGCGCGCTGGAATTGGCGAACACGGAACTGGGCCTCGCGCTCGCCGACGACGAAATCGACTACCTTGTCGACGCTTTTACGAAGCTCGGCCGCAACCCGACCGACGTCGAACTGATGATGTTCGCGCAGGCCAACAGCGAACACTGCCGTCACAAGATCTTCAACGCGGAATGGACGATCGACGGCGAGAAGCAGGACATTTCGCTGTTCAACATGATCCGTAACACGGAAAAACTGAACCCGCAGGGCACGATCGTGGCCTATTCGGACAACTCGGCGATCATGGCAGGCGGCGTGGCGGAGCGCTGGTTCCCGCGCACTCCGGCTGAACTCAGCACGGGCGAATTGCCCGAGCACTACCGCCGCAACGTCGAACTGACGCACACCTTGATGAAGGTGGAAACGCACAACCACCCAACGGCGATCTCGCCGTTCCCGGGCGCCTCGACGGGCGCGGGCGGCGAAATCCGCGACGAAGGCGCGACGGGCCGCGGCGCGCGTCCGAAGGCGGGTCTGGCGGGCTTTACGGTGTCGAATCTGGAATTGCCGGACGGCGTCGAAGCATGGGAAAACGCCCGCGACGCGGCGCAGCCGCTGGCGCACCGCAACCCGGACGACAAGTACGAAGCGTACGGCCGTCCTGACCGCATCGCGTCGCCGCTGCAAGTCATGATCGACGGCCCGCTCGGCGGCGCCGCGTTCAACAACGAATTTGGCCGCCCGAATCTGGGTGGCTATTTCCGCGCTTATGAGCAGAACGTCGCGGGTCTGGTGCGCGGCTATCACAAGCCGATCATGATCGCCGGCGGCATCGGCAATATCTCCGATCAGCACACGCACAAGCACGATCTGCCGGAAGGCTCGCTCCTGATCCAGATCGGCGGCCCGGGTATGCGCATCGGCATGGGCGGCGGCGCCGCCAGCTCGATGGCGACCGGCACCAACACGGCCGAACTCGACTTCGATTCGGTCCAGCGCGGCAATCCGGAAATCGAGCGACGTGCGCAGGAAGTGATCAACGCGTGCTGGCAACTCGGCGAGAAGAACCCGATTCTGAGCATTCACGACGTGGGCGCGGGTGGTTTGTCGAACGCGTTCCCGGAAGTGGTGGACGGCGCCAGCAAGGGTGCGATCTTCGATCTGCGCAAGATTCAGCTGGAAGAGAGCGGGTTGTCGCCGCGCGAAATCTGGTCGAACGAAGCGCAGGAGCGTTACGTCCTGGCGATTGCACCGGCCGATCTGCCGGCCTTCGAAGCCATGTGCGAGCGCGAGCGCTGCCCGTTCGCGGTAGTCGGCACGGCCACGGCCGAGCGTCAGCTGAAAGTGATCGACTCCGAATCGAACAGCGACGTCGCGCATGAGCCGGTCGACATGCCGATGGAAGTGCTGCTCGGCAAGGCGCCGCGCATGCATCGCGATGTGAAGCGCGTCGAAGCGAAGCTCGAACCTGTGGACGTCACCCGCATCGCGTTGTCGGAAGTCGCGGTCAGCGTGCTGCGCCATCCTACCGTTGCCAGCAAGTCGTTCCTGATCACGATCGGCGACCGCTCGGTCGGCGGCACGACCGCGCGCGACCAGATGGTCGGCCCGTGGCAAGTGCCGGTGGCCGACGTCGCCATCACGACAATGGACTATGCGGGCTTCCGCGGCGAAGCAATGACCATGGCCGAGCGTACGCCACTCGCCGTGATCAACGCGCCGGCGTCGGGCCGCATGGCGGTCGGCGAGGCCATCACCAACATCGCAGCGGCGCCGATCGCGTCGCTCGATAAGCTCAAGCTGTCGGCAAACTGGATGGCCGCATGCGGCGCGGCAGGCGAAGACGCCGCGCTGTACGACACGGTCAAGGCCATCGGCATGGAATTGTGCCCGGCGCTCGGCATCAGCATTCCGGTCGGTAAGGACTCGCTGTCCATGCGTACCAAGTGGGAAGACCGTGGCGTGGCGAAGGAAGTGGTCGCGCCGGTCTCGCTGATCATCTCGGCATTCGCGCCGGTCGAAGACGTGCGTCAGCACCTCACGCCGCAACTGCGCCGCGCGAACGGAACGGGTGGCGAGGGCGATTCCGTGCTGATCGCGATCGACCTTGGCCGCGCCAGGCATCGTCTGGGCGGCAGTATTCTCGCGCAAGTCACGCAGCAGGTCGGCGATACGGTGCCGGACGTCGACGATCCGGAAGATCTGAAGCGTTTCTTCAACGCGATCCAGTCGCTCAATAGCGACGGCAAGCTGCTCGCGTACCACGACCGCTCGGACGGCGGCCTGTGGGCGACGGTGTGCGAAATGGCGTTTGCGGGTCACGTCGGCGTGTCGCTGAACGTCGACATGCTGGTGCTCGATCCGAATCATGAATCCGATTACGGCGACGCGAAAGACTGGGCGAAGCAGACCAGCGGCCGTCGTGAAGACCGCACGATCCGCGCGCTCTTCAACGAAGAACTGGGTGCCGTGATCCAGGTGCGTGCCACGGACCGCGACGCGGTGCTGGGTGCGTTGCGCGAACACGGCCTGTCGGCATGCTCGCATGTGATCGGCAAGACCAATGAACGCGATACGATTGAAATCTATCGCGACGCGAAGAAGATCTACGAGGCGCCGCGTACCGAATTGCATCGCGCGTGGAGCGAAGTGAGCTGGCGTATTTCGCGTTTGCGCGACAACCCGGCGTGTGCCGATGCCGAATACGACGCTCTCTCCGACGCTGCCGATCCGGGCATCTCGCCGATCCTCACGTTCGATCCTTCTGAAGACGTCGCCGCGCCGTTCCTTGCCAAGGCCGCGCGTCCGCGTGTTGCGATCCTGCGTGAACAGGGCGTGAACTCGCACCTCGAAACGGCCTATGCATTCGACCGCGCCGGCTTCGACGCGCACGACGTGCACATGAGCGACCTGCTGGCCGGCCGCGCCAACCTGGCGGATTTCGCCGGTGCGGTGGCGTGCGGCGGGTTCTCATACGGCGATACGCTGGGCGCCGGTGAAGGCTGGGCGAAGGCGATCCGTTTCAACTCGCAACTGGCCGACATGTTCGCCGAGTTCTTCGGCCGCGACGATACGTTTGCGCTCGGCATCTGCAACGGCTGTCAGATGATGAGCAGCCTTGCCTCGGTGATTCCGGGCGCCGAAGCATGGCCGAAGTTCACGCGCAACAAGTCGGAGAAATTCGAAGCGCGCTTCTCGCTGGTCGAAGTGCAAGCTTCGCCGTCGATCTTCTTCGCCGGCATGGAAGGCTCGCGCATTCCGGTGGCGATCGCGCACGGCGAGGGTTACGCGGACTTCTCGCAGCAGGGCGATGCGTCGAAGGTAGCTGTGGCGATGCGTTTCGTCGATCACCGTGGTCAGGCAACGGAGCAGTATCCGTTCAACCCGAACGGTTCGCCAAACGGCATCACGTCGGTGACGACGCCCGATGGCCGCTTCACCGTGTTGATGCCGCACACTGAGCGCGTGCATCGTGCGGTGCAGATGAGCTGGCATCCGGAAGGTTGGGGCGAGGGCAGCACGGACGCGAGCCCGTGGCTGCGCGTGTTCCAGAACGCACGCCGCTGGCTGGGTTGA
- a CDS encoding peptidylprolyl isomerase, translating to MTLKKTRLWVLLAAFAAAPAFAQNIAVVNGTPIPKARADALIDQLVHQGQQNTPQLQMAVREELVNREILMQEALRRGLPNRPDIKAQIAVAQQTVVLRALIEDFVKNNTPTDAEVIARYNALIKDAGGKEYHLHHILVDNEQQAKDLIAKIKAGASFEDLAKQYSKDPGSGKNGGDLDWSDPKAYVPEFADAATHLQKGQMTDTPVHTQFGWHIIRVDDVRDITPPPLEQVRPQIVQQIQQEKLQAFEEGLRKNAKIQ from the coding sequence ATGACCTTGAAGAAAACCCGCCTTTGGGTATTGCTGGCTGCCTTTGCGGCCGCACCTGCATTTGCACAGAACATCGCTGTCGTGAACGGTACGCCGATTCCGAAAGCGCGCGCTGACGCGCTGATCGATCAACTGGTTCATCAAGGCCAGCAAAACACGCCGCAACTACAAATGGCCGTGCGCGAAGAGCTGGTGAACCGCGAAATCCTGATGCAGGAAGCGCTGCGCCGCGGCCTGCCGAATCGTCCGGACATCAAGGCGCAAATCGCCGTCGCACAACAAACTGTCGTGCTGCGCGCACTGATCGAAGACTTCGTGAAGAACAACACGCCGACCGACGCCGAAGTCATCGCGCGCTACAACGCGCTGATCAAGGATGCGGGCGGCAAGGAATATCACCTGCACCACATCCTGGTGGACAACGAACAGCAAGCGAAGGACCTGATCGCCAAGATCAAGGCCGGCGCAAGCTTCGAAGACCTCGCCAAGCAATATTCGAAGGATCCGGGGTCGGGCAAGAATGGCGGCGACCTGGACTGGTCGGACCCGAAGGCCTACGTCCCGGAATTTGCTGACGCGGCCACGCATCTGCAGAAAGGCCAGATGACCGACACACCGGTGCATACGCAATTCGGCTGGCACATCATCCGTGTCGACGACGTGCGCGACATCACGCCGCCGCCGCTCGAACAAGTGCGCCCGCAGATCGTGCAACAGATCCAGCAGGAAAAGCTGCAGGCGTTCGAAGAAGGTCTGCGCAAGAACGCGAAGATTCAGTAA